From Segatella copri, the proteins below share one genomic window:
- a CDS encoding HsdR family type I site-specific deoxyribonuclease has protein sequence MGNSNFNENTRVQVPAALHLCKLGYIYLDNICAYDTKTNILIDVFLNAVKRLNPNMSSSDASMLFSKIVNMSNNDDLGREFYQLLSANSGIKLIDFENPDNNDWHVTTEFTCENEDTEDEFRPDITCFVNGLPLAFIEVKKPNNHEGILAERERINKRMSKSCFRRFFNLTQLMIFSNNQEYDNESRVPIQGAFYCCTAKTKAFFNVFREEDKQYVSSYPYKDLDDDTEYKVLKHRNCIVIKNLQEYQTNKAIDTPTNRILTSMLSKERFLFLLRYGFAYVERKIELDDNTQGTELQKHVMRYQQLFASFAIRRTLTNGVKSGIIWHTQGSGKTALAYYSVKSLTDYFAKRDVVAKFYFIVDRIDLMEQATDEFAARGLVVHNAKSRDELMKDISSRSITHNNEGKLEIMVVNIQKFKEDKTKVNVDDSYSTQLQRIFFIDEAHRGYNPQGSFLANLLEADKNAVKIALTGTPLLKEERESWRVFGDYIHTYYYDKSIADGYTCKLMREPVETIYKEKIENILDKLAGDIQVKKSDIDRNKIIEDDSYLNALLDYIISDFRRFRKEQNDYSVGAMIVCKTNPQARELYRLWQERFGFALKINKQNEEMLGIAADPMQFRNDYKPLSASLILHDEGDKEERKEYIEGFKKLQEVDVLIVNKMLLTGFDAPRLKKLYLGRSLDGHDLLQALTRVNRPYRDFKYGYVVDFVNIKENFDATNDRYLRELNRTTDDSGNTRTRNIGNEILVSKDEVESKIKQVKNVLFNFTTDNMEEFRKEIDEIDNKDSLYELRNTLSEAKAIVNQVRSFGDEETKKKLESLPMGTISTLITEVSHRIERINLLENTEHKSDVAGIINVALSELEFEFKKGVSEELRIIVNDIRERCERVQAEFEANFDTKEEKYVILADEFREYFRKKGFVPQSTEEAKASIQYMDEVMKKIREINRRNNMLKRKYKGDERFVRIHKRIEEQNKKRERPIISAQEYEIAENLSKMKDGIDRMLYLDINILDNEPAFQKDVLAIIGKELLSMNIRADIKDRKYINNLITSEYLQQHNYAY, from the coding sequence ATGGGCAATTCTAACTTTAATGAAAATACAAGAGTACAAGTTCCAGCAGCACTTCATCTATGCAAATTGGGATATATATACTTGGACAACATCTGTGCTTATGACACAAAAACAAACATTTTGATAGACGTTTTTCTCAATGCAGTAAAACGTCTAAATCCCAATATGTCCAGTTCTGATGCATCCATGCTATTTTCAAAGATTGTCAACATGTCAAACAATGATGATTTAGGACGAGAATTCTACCAATTGCTATCTGCCAATAGCGGCATCAAACTAATTGATTTTGAGAATCCCGACAATAATGATTGGCATGTTACTACAGAATTCACATGTGAGAATGAAGACACAGAGGATGAATTTCGCCCAGACATCACTTGCTTCGTAAACGGACTTCCACTTGCTTTTATAGAGGTTAAAAAGCCAAACAACCATGAAGGAATATTGGCAGAAAGAGAACGAATAAACAAAAGGATGAGCAAATCATGCTTTCGCCGTTTCTTCAATCTTACTCAATTGATGATATTCTCCAACAACCAAGAATACGATAATGAGAGCAGAGTACCTATCCAAGGTGCATTCTATTGCTGTACAGCAAAGACAAAAGCGTTCTTCAACGTCTTTCGCGAGGAAGATAAGCAATATGTAAGTAGTTATCCATATAAAGATCTTGATGACGATACAGAATACAAAGTACTAAAGCATCGTAACTGTATTGTAATCAAGAACCTACAAGAGTATCAGACCAACAAAGCTATTGATACCCCAACTAATCGCATATTAACTTCTATGTTAAGCAAGGAACGCTTTCTTTTCTTACTTCGCTATGGATTTGCCTATGTTGAGCGAAAGATAGAGCTTGACGACAACACACAAGGAACCGAACTTCAAAAGCATGTCATGCGCTATCAGCAATTGTTTGCTTCATTCGCCATACGCAGAACTCTAACAAATGGAGTGAAAAGCGGCATTATATGGCATACACAAGGAAGTGGAAAAACGGCACTTGCATATTACAGCGTTAAAAGTCTCACCGACTATTTCGCCAAACGTGATGTTGTAGCTAAATTCTACTTTATAGTTGATAGAATTGATTTGATGGAACAAGCCACAGACGAATTTGCGGCTCGTGGTCTTGTCGTTCATAACGCTAAGAGCCGTGATGAGTTGATGAAAGACATATCCAGTCGTTCCATAACCCATAACAATGAGGGAAAATTAGAGATAATGGTTGTCAACATCCAAAAATTCAAAGAAGATAAGACAAAAGTCAATGTCGATGATAGCTACAGCACCCAGCTGCAGCGTATTTTCTTCATTGACGAGGCTCATCGTGGCTATAATCCACAAGGTAGCTTCTTGGCTAATCTCTTGGAAGCCGACAAGAATGCGGTTAAGATTGCTCTAACGGGAACACCATTATTAAAAGAAGAGCGAGAGTCTTGGAGAGTCTTTGGTGATTACATACATACCTATTATTATGACAAGTCTATTGCAGATGGTTACACATGCAAGCTGATGCGTGAACCTGTGGAAACTATCTACAAGGAGAAAATTGAAAATATTCTCGACAAATTAGCAGGAGATATTCAGGTCAAAAAATCCGATATTGACAGAAATAAGATAATTGAGGATGATAGTTATCTGAATGCGCTACTCGACTATATCATTTCCGACTTCCGTAGATTCCGCAAAGAGCAAAACGACTACTCCGTTGGTGCAATGATTGTCTGCAAGACCAATCCACAAGCCAGAGAGCTATATCGTCTTTGGCAAGAACGATTTGGATTCGCATTAAAAATCAACAAGCAAAATGAAGAGATGCTTGGCATAGCTGCAGACCCTATGCAATTCCGCAACGACTACAAGCCTCTTTCCGCATCCTTGATTTTACATGATGAAGGCGACAAGGAAGAACGTAAAGAATATATTGAGGGATTCAAAAAACTACAAGAAGTAGATGTCCTCATTGTTAACAAGATGTTGCTTACAGGATTCGATGCACCAAGATTAAAAAAGCTCTATCTTGGCCGTTCATTAGACGGTCATGACTTGTTGCAAGCACTGACACGTGTCAATCGACCATATAGAGACTTCAAATATGGATATGTCGTTGACTTCGTCAACATCAAAGAGAATTTCGATGCAACAAACGATCGCTATCTGAGAGAATTAAATCGTACAACTGATGACTCAGGGAATACTCGTACCAGAAACATTGGTAATGAGATATTGGTAAGCAAGGATGAAGTGGAATCAAAAATCAAGCAAGTAAAGAATGTCCTCTTCAACTTTACAACTGACAATATGGAAGAGTTCCGAAAGGAGATAGACGAAATTGACAACAAGGATAGCTTGTATGAATTGCGCAACACACTATCTGAAGCAAAAGCTATAGTCAACCAAGTGCGCTCATTTGGCGATGAAGAGACCAAGAAGAAGTTGGAATCATTGCCTATGGGAACCATTTCTACTCTCATAACAGAGGTGAGTCATCGCATCGAACGCATTAACTTGTTAGAAAACACTGAACACAAGTCTGATGTAGCAGGTATTATCAACGTTGCATTGTCTGAATTGGAATTTGAATTTAAGAAAGGTGTCTCTGAGGAATTGCGTATTATTGTGAACGACATTCGTGAACGATGCGAACGTGTACAAGCAGAGTTTGAAGCAAACTTCGATACAAAAGAAGAAAAATACGTTATTCTCGCAGACGAGTTTCGAGAGTATTTTCGCAAGAAAGGTTTTGTGCCACAAAGCACAGAAGAGGCTAAAGCCAGTATTCAATACATGGACGAAGTGATGAAGAAAATACGTGAAATCAACCGTCGCAATAATATGCTAAAAAGAAAATATAAAGGTGACGAACGATTTGTACGTATCCACAAACGTATAGAAGAGCAAAACAAGAAACGTGAACGTCCTATCATTTCTGCCCAAGAATACGAAATAGCAGAGAATCTCTCCAAGATGAAAGATGGTATAGATAGAATGCTATATCTTGACATCAACATTCTTGACAACGAGCCAGCTTTCCAAAAAGATGTATTGGCAATCATTGGCAAAGAACTGCTTAGTATGAATATTCGAGCAGACATCAAGGACAGAAAATATATTAACAATCTGATTACATCAGAATATTTACAACAACATAATTACGCATATTAA
- a CDS encoding TlpA family protein disulfide reductase has product MKKAIFSLLLMAASVIGSSAQGNATAQNPQDVDVLYAKNLLAIGTEAPAFPALKKGTWTVLDFWATWCPDCRREIPTVKEMYQKYGTRVKFIGISMDTDKQKLNNYTQANGVEWKQYSEFKKWKETQISKDYKISWLPTMYLINPEGKVVYTTILAERIAKKLAEIFPKK; this is encoded by the coding sequence ATGAAAAAGGCAATATTCTCTTTGCTCCTTATGGCAGCGTCGGTCATCGGATCCAGTGCTCAGGGCAACGCAACAGCCCAGAACCCACAGGATGTGGATGTACTCTATGCCAAAAATCTCCTAGCTATAGGAACCGAGGCTCCAGCATTCCCTGCCCTGAAAAAGGGAACATGGACGGTATTGGACTTCTGGGCTACCTGGTGTCCTGACTGCCGCAGAGAGATTCCTACCGTCAAGGAGATGTATCAGAAGTACGGCACTCGTGTTAAGTTTATCGGCATATCAATGGATACCGACAAGCAGAAGCTCAACAACTACACTCAGGCAAACGGTGTGGAATGGAAGCAGTACAGCGAGTTCAAGAAGTGGAAAGAAACCCAGATTTCCAAGGATTACAAGATTTCATGGCTCCCTACCATGTATCTCATCAACCCAGAGGGCAAGGTAGTTTATACCACCATACTCGCTGAGCGCATAGCAAAGAAGCTGGCGGAAATCTTCCCAAAGAAGTAA
- a CDS encoding helix-turn-helix transcriptional regulator has product MEDLNQLKLVLVKNKKTNKWLAEQLGVNQTTVSKWCTNTTQPDLLTLKKISELLNVSVSEIINFD; this is encoded by the coding sequence ATGGAAGATTTAAATCAATTGAAATTGGTCTTAGTCAAAAACAAAAAGACCAACAAATGGTTGGCAGAACAATTGGGGGTAAACCAAACTACTGTCTCTAAGTGGTGTACAAACACCACACAACCAGACTTGCTGACTCTGAAAAAGATTTCAGAGTTATTAAACGTGAGTGTCAGTGAAATTATTAATTTCGACTAA
- a CDS encoding glycoside hydrolase family 127 protein: MKKILVTSALAALALMPASAQKVNKSSSGYPITPVPFTSVKVWNNTFWGQRIETSRKVTIPLAFSKCESEGRYKNFERAAHPSDTYDVGKLMPYSFDDTDPYKTIEGASYVLQTYPDKKLKAYIDSVLDIIAPAQEADGYLYTARTQNPKHPHFWAGDKRWSKEEDLSHELYNLGHMVEGAVAHWQATGSRKFLDIAIRYADCVVREVGPNPGQACVVPGHQIAEMALCKLYLATGNKKYLEEAKFFLDYRGKTSIKQEYSQSHKPVLEQDEAVGHAVRATYMYAGMADVAALTGDTAYIHAIDRIWDNIVSKKLYITGGIGATNNGEAFGKNYELPNMSAYCETCAAIGNVYVNYRLFLLHGESKYYDVLERTLYNGLISGVSMDGGGFFYPNPLESMGQHQRQAWFGCACCPSNICRFLPSLPGYVYAVKDKNVYVNLFLSNSSSLKVAGKKVALSQDTQYPWNGDIAIKVDDNKAGQFGMKIRIPGWVKGQPVPSDLYYYSDGKRLGYTITVNGKKVEAKVTEDGYYTINRKWKKGDVVRVHFDMEARTVRANNKVEADRGCISIERGPIVYCAEWPDNQGFDIMSILENREPQFAEGKLSYDGFIDPKYKNVLTLYKGQNMETLTENVQTLAYDKSGKLSTKDQTLTLIPYFAWAHRGNGNMKVWLPQDVKAAKPSAPATLAAQAKVEFSSPVPAKSSITDGLVPADENDRSIPYIHWWPKKNTTEWITYTFPESKEIKTSTVYWYDDQPWGGCKVPDSWKLYYQDEAGNWKEVPGADAYPCKRGVACIVNFDPVKTKAVKLELKQPETHSCGLFEWSVK; this comes from the coding sequence ATGAAGAAGATTTTAGTAACATCAGCCTTGGCAGCATTGGCATTGATGCCTGCCTCGGCACAGAAAGTGAACAAGAGCTCGAGTGGTTATCCTATCACTCCGGTGCCTTTCACATCAGTAAAGGTTTGGAACAATACGTTCTGGGGACAGCGTATCGAGACCTCTCGCAAGGTAACCATCCCGCTGGCTTTCAGCAAATGCGAATCAGAGGGAAGATACAAGAACTTTGAACGCGCAGCTCATCCCAGCGACACCTATGATGTGGGCAAACTGATGCCCTACAGCTTCGACGACACCGACCCATACAAGACCATCGAGGGTGCCAGCTACGTGCTACAGACCTATCCAGACAAGAAACTCAAGGCTTATATCGATAGCGTGCTCGATATCATCGCTCCGGCTCAGGAGGCTGACGGATATCTCTATACCGCACGTACACAGAATCCGAAGCATCCTCATTTCTGGGCTGGCGACAAGCGCTGGAGCAAGGAAGAGGATCTGAGCCACGAGCTCTACAACCTCGGTCACATGGTAGAAGGTGCCGTGGCTCACTGGCAGGCTACAGGTAGCCGCAAGTTCCTCGACATCGCTATCCGCTATGCCGACTGCGTGGTTCGCGAAGTAGGTCCTAACCCAGGACAGGCTTGCGTGGTACCGGGACATCAGATTGCCGAAATGGCGCTCTGCAAGCTCTATCTCGCTACCGGCAACAAGAAATATCTCGAAGAGGCTAAGTTCTTCCTCGACTATCGTGGCAAGACATCTATCAAACAGGAATACTCTCAGAGCCACAAACCGGTTTTGGAACAGGACGAGGCTGTAGGTCATGCCGTTCGTGCCACCTATATGTATGCCGGCATGGCAGATGTAGCAGCCCTCACCGGCGATACTGCCTATATCCACGCCATCGACCGCATCTGGGACAACATCGTGAGCAAGAAGCTCTACATCACCGGAGGTATCGGAGCCACCAACAACGGCGAGGCTTTCGGCAAGAACTACGAGTTGCCTAACATGAGTGCCTACTGCGAAACCTGCGCAGCTATCGGTAATGTTTATGTCAACTACCGACTCTTCCTCCTCCATGGCGAAAGCAAGTATTATGATGTATTGGAGCGCACCCTCTACAATGGTCTCATCAGTGGTGTGAGCATGGACGGCGGCGGCTTCTTCTACCCTAACCCATTGGAGAGTATGGGTCAGCATCAGCGACAGGCTTGGTTCGGCTGTGCCTGCTGCCCTAGCAACATCTGCCGTTTCCTGCCATCCCTCCCGGGCTATGTATATGCCGTAAAGGATAAGAATGTATATGTCAACCTCTTCCTCAGCAACTCTTCTTCTCTGAAAGTAGCTGGCAAGAAGGTGGCTTTGAGTCAGGATACACAGTACCCTTGGAACGGCGACATCGCCATCAAGGTGGATGACAACAAGGCAGGTCAGTTCGGTATGAAGATCCGCATCCCGGGCTGGGTAAAGGGTCAGCCAGTACCATCAGACCTTTACTACTACAGCGACGGCAAGCGACTGGGCTATACCATCACCGTAAACGGAAAGAAGGTAGAGGCTAAGGTAACAGAGGATGGCTATTATACCATCAACCGCAAGTGGAAGAAGGGCGATGTGGTTCGCGTTCACTTCGATATGGAGGCACGCACCGTACGTGCCAACAACAAGGTAGAGGCAGACCGTGGCTGCATCAGCATCGAGCGTGGTCCTATCGTATATTGCGCAGAGTGGCCAGACAACCAGGGCTTCGATATCATGAGCATTCTGGAGAACCGCGAACCTCAGTTCGCTGAGGGCAAGCTCTCGTACGATGGTTTCATCGACCCAAAATATAAGAATGTACTGACACTCTACAAGGGTCAGAACATGGAGACCTTGACCGAGAATGTGCAGACTCTCGCCTACGACAAGAGCGGCAAGCTGAGTACCAAGGACCAGACCCTGACCCTCATCCCATACTTCGCCTGGGCTCATCGTGGCAACGGCAACATGAAGGTATGGTTGCCACAGGATGTCAAGGCAGCCAAGCCATCAGCTCCTGCAACTCTCGCCGCACAGGCTAAGGTAGAATTCTCTTCTCCAGTGCCAGCAAAGAGCAGCATTACCGACGGACTGGTTCCTGCCGATGAGAACGACCGTTCTATCCCATACATCCACTGGTGGCCAAAGAAGAACACCACAGAGTGGATTACCTACACCTTCCCTGAGAGCAAGGAAATCAAGACCAGCACCGTATATTGGTACGACGACCAGCCATGGGGCGGTTGCAAGGTGCCAGACAGCTGGAAGCTCTACTATCAGGACGAGGCAGGCAACTGGAAGGAAGTTCCAGGAGCCGATGCTTATCCATGCAAGCGAGGTGTAGCCTGCATCGTGAATTTCGACCCAGTGAAGACCAAGGCTGTGAAGCTCGAGCTGAAGCAGCCAGAAACCCATTCCTGCGGTCTTTTCGAGTGGAGCGTAAAATAA
- a CDS encoding HsdM family class I SAM-dependent methyltransferase has product MSNINISEATIALIDSLKSTTGAFGLAGTGSEYKIVTEMFLYKFFNDKFGYEAKRDQIYGERLSKAEKWDAEYDKFTEEEVEDLFSYLPASVPLLKPEHTLSHLYNSATKGDFSTILDATLVDIASLNADTFSVTTSGKSKVNIFFPLTTFVTDTQKRDEFAKSLMRNVASFNFEDVFDEKYDFFSRIFEHLLKGFNNAGGGKYAEYYTPRAIAQVMARLLVGDNSDLRGMTCYDPSAGTGTLLMALAHQIGEDRCSIFSQDISEKSSEMLRLNLILNNFAASLPNVVQGNTLTEPSHKENNGTLKKFDFIVSNPPFKLDFPEYRDTLASDTIRFWAGVPNSVKKVDPMKPKMAIYTCFIQHVLNSLKTTGKAAIVIPTGFITSKSGVEKRILQRIVDEKWVYGVVSMPSNVFATTGTNVSVIFFDKSASSDKVILIDASKLGEEYKEGNNQKRRLRDFEIDKIVNTFQNKETVDDFSVSVTYDEIKEKGYSLSAGQYFDIKIDYVDITEEEFNKRMSNYKSTLVQQFEESHRLEKEILEQLGNLSFNSQIGKE; this is encoded by the coding sequence ATGAGCAATATCAATATATCAGAGGCAACCATAGCCCTCATCGACTCACTGAAAAGTACTACTGGTGCTTTCGGTTTGGCAGGAACAGGTAGCGAGTATAAAATCGTCACAGAAATGTTCCTTTATAAGTTTTTCAATGACAAATTTGGTTACGAGGCTAAACGTGACCAAATATATGGAGAACGTTTGTCCAAGGCAGAGAAATGGGATGCAGAATATGACAAATTCACAGAAGAAGAAGTTGAAGATCTTTTCAGCTACTTGCCAGCTTCAGTTCCTCTTTTGAAACCGGAGCACACACTCTCACACTTGTATAACTCTGCGACAAAAGGAGATTTCTCGACTATACTCGATGCGACATTAGTAGATATAGCCTCTCTTAATGCTGATACATTCTCTGTAACGACTTCAGGAAAGAGCAAAGTTAATATATTCTTTCCACTGACAACTTTTGTAACTGACACGCAGAAACGTGACGAGTTTGCAAAGTCATTGATGCGTAACGTGGCATCTTTCAATTTTGAGGATGTATTCGATGAAAAGTATGATTTCTTCTCTCGCATTTTTGAGCACTTACTAAAAGGCTTCAACAATGCAGGTGGTGGAAAGTATGCCGAATACTACACACCTCGTGCCATAGCACAAGTCATGGCTCGTCTATTAGTTGGCGACAATTCGGACTTGCGTGGTATGACTTGTTACGATCCATCAGCGGGTACAGGAACTTTACTTATGGCACTTGCCCATCAAATCGGTGAAGATAGATGTTCTATTTTCTCACAAGACATCTCTGAAAAGTCCTCAGAGATGCTTCGCCTCAATCTCATCCTCAACAACTTTGCGGCATCTTTACCAAATGTTGTACAAGGAAACACACTCACAGAGCCGTCTCACAAAGAGAACAATGGTACGTTAAAGAAGTTTGATTTCATCGTCAGCAATCCTCCTTTCAAGCTTGATTTTCCTGAGTATCGAGACACATTGGCATCCGACACCATTCGTTTTTGGGCAGGTGTGCCAAATTCTGTGAAGAAAGTAGATCCGATGAAACCAAAGATGGCTATATACACCTGCTTTATCCAGCATGTACTCAACTCTCTAAAAACTACAGGAAAAGCAGCTATTGTTATTCCAACAGGATTCATCACCTCCAAGAGTGGTGTAGAAAAACGAATCTTACAGCGTATCGTTGACGAGAAATGGGTTTATGGCGTTGTTTCCATGCCAAGCAATGTCTTTGCGACAACAGGTACTAATGTATCTGTCATCTTCTTTGATAAGTCTGCAAGTTCAGACAAGGTTATCTTAATTGATGCCAGCAAACTTGGTGAAGAATACAAAGAGGGAAACAATCAGAAAAGACGCTTACGTGACTTTGAGATAGACAAGATTGTCAATACATTCCAAAACAAGGAAACTGTAGATGATTTTTCTGTTTCAGTAACTTATGATGAAATAAAGGAAAAAGGTTACAGCCTCTCTGCAGGTCAATATTTCGATATCAAGATTGATTATGTTGACATTACAGAGGAGGAGTTTAATAAGCGAATGAGCAATTATAAGAGTACTCTTGTACAACAATTTGAGGAAAGCCATCGTTTAGAGAAAGAGATTCTGGAGCAATTGGGTAACCTTAGCTTCAATAGTCAAATTGGAAAAGAATAA
- a CDS encoding family 43 glycosylhydrolase produces MVSKNIIVTLFVTAAAAVPQTGAAQKAAYNTPGAGNPILPGYFADPTIKKFGDTYYIYATTDGSGAGFGPAQLWCSKDFKNWTLMPMNWPDSHWIWAPDVMQNEADGKYYYLYCQPCKLHLGVGDTPRGPWKNVLDESEAVLVPDRFVKNAITLDGQTFRDDDGSVYMYWGTWGIYKGFGCGAGKLNPDMKSFSETKLIPNTEVTHFFEAPFVFKRNGIYYFLYSCEHCEDASYRVDYATAKSPLGPYTYHGTILKTNADGTVHGPGHNSVLQEGDNYYIVYHRHDNPHSNRGFHRQVAIDKLEFNTDGTIKEVIPTHEGLDLKPEMKVAKNLAFGAKVTASSYYDNDFRPEYAVDDNNGTLWRPRTTGPAWIQLDLGKKQSIKSIWTQFEYGTQFYQYLIETSNDGKHWQTFSDKRQNRLAGSPMVDFGNAKAQYIRLTYTGGQKNGFGGAIWNIKVYGSVEDSAPQQWLGLTAADFDGTIWHNNEGMLAGKFSLLQGTALRERMAGKDAITLQPGAQLVMTHPQLGKTRKHTLTAQAFDNGSWHQIDENDPRLNLSEGKLEISAGEKQFTLTNLRYYNWEQEAAEKAFDAQSCIVREAVTDKNSQGLVVDISADYYNEGDTVPYIKNGSPLNIHLKGEFETQHDTAAIIKTIEGKKAFAFTGKESYRSNFMLPATIRDNAPYTIEAWILNPEIAENECVADFTSSHDELEKLMLVNGTEPRCGVMNHYGWYEDAGYKEMKTLEGKWQHVYVCFDGRIESIYINDKLISQKDIQLLVKPSQFMLLGKNAEEAWPFSGYLHSLKLWDEYIPYKK; encoded by the coding sequence ATGGTTAGTAAAAATATAATTGTAACACTATTCGTAACAGCAGCTGCGGCAGTACCTCAAACGGGGGCTGCCCAGAAAGCTGCTTACAACACTCCGGGAGCCGGCAACCCTATCCTGCCTGGTTATTTTGCCGACCCAACCATCAAGAAGTTTGGTGACACCTATTATATATATGCTACTACCGATGGTAGCGGAGCCGGTTTCGGACCGGCACAGCTCTGGTGTAGCAAGGATTTCAAGAACTGGACCCTGATGCCGATGAACTGGCCGGACAGCCACTGGATCTGGGCACCGGATGTAATGCAGAACGAAGCCGACGGCAAGTATTACTATCTCTACTGCCAGCCTTGCAAGCTCCATCTGGGTGTGGGCGATACACCTCGCGGTCCTTGGAAGAATGTGCTGGACGAGAGCGAAGCCGTGCTCGTACCGGATAGATTCGTAAAGAATGCCATCACCCTGGATGGTCAGACCTTCCGAGATGATGATGGTTCGGTCTATATGTATTGGGGCACCTGGGGCATCTACAAGGGCTTCGGTTGCGGAGCAGGCAAGCTGAATCCTGACATGAAATCATTCAGCGAAACCAAGCTCATCCCGAATACCGAGGTTACTCACTTCTTTGAGGCTCCTTTCGTCTTCAAGCGCAACGGCATCTACTACTTCCTCTACTCCTGCGAGCATTGCGAAGATGCCAGCTACCGCGTAGATTACGCTACAGCCAAGAGTCCGCTCGGTCCTTATACCTACCATGGCACTATCCTCAAGACCAATGCCGACGGAACCGTTCATGGTCCGGGACACAACAGCGTACTGCAGGAAGGCGACAACTACTACATCGTATATCATCGCCACGACAATCCACATTCCAACCGTGGATTCCATCGTCAGGTGGCAATCGATAAACTCGAATTCAATACAGACGGTACCATCAAGGAGGTCATTCCAACCCACGAAGGTCTCGATCTGAAACCGGAAATGAAGGTGGCAAAGAACCTCGCATTCGGCGCCAAGGTTACCGCCTCTTCCTACTACGACAACGATTTCCGTCCGGAATATGCGGTTGATGACAACAACGGCACACTCTGGCGCCCTCGCACCACCGGACCAGCCTGGATCCAGCTCGACCTGGGCAAGAAGCAGAGCATCAAGAGCATCTGGACTCAGTTTGAATACGGAACACAGTTCTATCAGTATCTCATCGAGACATCCAATGACGGCAAGCACTGGCAGACCTTCTCCGACAAGCGACAGAACCGTCTGGCAGGTTCGCCGATGGTAGATTTTGGAAATGCCAAGGCACAGTACATCCGCCTCACCTATACCGGCGGTCAGAAGAATGGTTTCGGTGGCGCCATCTGGAACATCAAGGTTTACGGTTCCGTAGAAGATTCAGCCCCACAGCAGTGGCTCGGTCTGACAGCAGCCGACTTCGATGGCACAATCTGGCATAACAACGAGGGAATGCTTGCCGGCAAGTTCTCGCTCCTTCAGGGCACCGCCCTCAGAGAGCGCATGGCAGGCAAAGATGCCATCACCCTGCAACCGGGTGCCCAGCTAGTGATGACTCATCCACAGCTCGGCAAGACACGCAAGCATACCCTCACCGCCCAAGCTTTCGACAACGGAAGCTGGCATCAGATAGATGAAAACGATCCTCGACTGAATCTTTCTGAAGGAAAACTGGAAATTAGTGCAGGCGAAAAGCAATTTACCCTCACCAATCTCCGTTATTATAACTGGGAACAGGAGGCGGCAGAAAAGGCTTTCGATGCCCAGAGCTGCATCGTGCGTGAGGCAGTAACCGACAAGAATAGTCAGGGACTGGTGGTAGATATCAGCGCTGACTACTACAACGAGGGCGATACCGTGCCTTACATCAAGAACGGCAGCCCGCTGAATATTCACCTCAAGGGCGAGTTCGAGACGCAGCACGATACAGCAGCCATCATCAAGACCATAGAGGGCAAAAAGGCATTCGCCTTTACCGGCAAGGAGAGTTACAGAAGCAACTTCATGCTCCCAGCCACTATCCGCGACAACGCTCCATATACCATCGAGGCATGGATTCTGAATCCGGAGATTGCCGAGAATGAATGCGTAGCCGATTTCACCTCTTCTCACGATGAACTGGAAAAGCTGATGCTGGTAAACGGCACAGAACCACGCTGCGGTGTGATGAACCACTACGGATGGTATGAGGATGCCGGCTACAAGGAGATGAAGACCCTGGAAGGCAAGTGGCAGCACGTATATGTCTGCTTCGATGGCAGAATCGAAAGCATCTACATCAACGACAAGCTCATCAGCCAGAAGGATATCCAGCTCCTCGTCAAGCCATCGCAGTTTATGCTTCTGGGCAAGAATGCCGAAGAGGCATGGCCTTTCTCAGGCTATCTGCACTCATTGAAACTCTGGGATGAATACATTCCTTACAAAAAATAA